A single genomic interval of Legionella israelensis harbors:
- a CDS encoding FAD-dependent monooxygenase, giving the protein MNQTFDCLVAGGGIVGLTAAITMSTQGYSVAVIDSGSLTADTSKPDLRVYAINQASKELLQQLGVWQYMDENCISPYQQMHVWDAANNAAIDFDSRIVATNHLGVIIEESVLKKALFLRIREQDGIHLFPESSIDSVIHNNLITVGAAHRQWQGQLLVVTDGAHSPTREKLNVSLNSWSYHQHAIVATVEVEHEHQQTAWQVFHADGPLAFLPLTDSHQCSIVWSSASAKAKALMSLPEDEFNEKLTDAFCRRLGQTKLISKRHQFPLTMRHVKQYSGSRWLLAGDAAHTIHPLAGLGLNLGLADIACWLEEIKGLKSTPDFSKALASYQRQRKTEVWKMIFVMDSLKTLFGHPLPAVKVIRGIGLHCFNQFKPLKRFLIHQAMGK; this is encoded by the coding sequence ATGAATCAAACATTTGACTGTCTGGTTGCCGGTGGCGGCATTGTAGGACTGACTGCGGCAATTACAATGAGCACACAAGGATACTCTGTTGCTGTCATCGACTCAGGCAGTTTAACGGCAGATACGAGCAAGCCGGATCTGAGAGTCTATGCGATAAATCAAGCTTCAAAAGAATTATTGCAGCAATTAGGCGTTTGGCAGTATATGGATGAAAATTGCATCTCTCCCTATCAACAGATGCATGTATGGGATGCTGCCAATAATGCAGCGATTGATTTTGACTCACGCATCGTAGCTACAAACCATTTGGGCGTCATCATTGAAGAATCAGTTCTAAAAAAAGCCTTGTTTTTGCGAATCAGGGAGCAGGATGGTATTCATCTTTTCCCGGAATCATCGATCGACTCCGTCATTCATAACAACTTAATCACAGTGGGGGCAGCCCATCGACAGTGGCAAGGCCAGTTGCTTGTCGTAACCGACGGAGCCCATTCTCCGACGAGGGAAAAATTAAATGTCTCTCTGAACAGTTGGTCTTATCATCAACATGCGATTGTGGCCACGGTAGAAGTTGAGCACGAACATCAGCAGACAGCCTGGCAAGTCTTTCACGCAGACGGTCCCCTGGCTTTTTTACCTTTAACAGATTCACATCAGTGCTCTATCGTCTGGTCAAGCGCTTCAGCTAAAGCAAAAGCATTAATGAGTCTGCCTGAGGATGAATTCAATGAAAAGCTGACGGATGCCTTTTGTAGAAGGCTAGGCCAAACTAAGCTCATCAGCAAACGGCATCAATTTCCCTTGACCATGCGCCATGTCAAACAATACAGTGGCTCACGCTGGCTTTTAGCCGGTGATGCGGCTCATACCATCCATCCACTGGCAGGTCTTGGGTTAAATCTGGGTCTTGCTGATATTGCCTGCTGGCTTGAAGAAATAAAAGGGCTGAAATCAACCCCTGATTTCAGCAAAGCCCTGGCTTCTTATCAGCGCCAACGTAAAACAGAGGTATGGAAAATGATCTTTGTCATGGACAGCCTGAAAACCTTGTTTGGTCATCCGCTTCCCGCTGTAAAGGTCATCAGAGGCATAGGCTTGCATTGCTTTAATCAGTTTAAACCTCTTAAACGTTTTTTAATCCATCAGGCCATGGGAAAATAG
- the pepP gene encoding Xaa-Pro aminopeptidase, giving the protein MITQQEYLSRRNKLAEKMEENSIALIPAATEFLRSGDTHFRFRQNSNFYYLTGFNEPDALLVISNGKKSKSFLFNRSKNPAEEQWTGRRLGQEEASEVLGVDEAWPIESFAEKCAEILSNKSAIYYEFGLPPKFEKQIMQNLQKIKQQARRGIHAPDTICDLTPLLSELRLFKSEKEIEIMRRAANISVEAHKQAMRRCRHLKYEYQLEAELLYEFTRQGCRGVAYDPIVGSGSNTCILHYTENNQLLKNGDLVLIDAGGEYHNYAADITRTFPVNGRFNDEQRAIYELVLRAQKAGINLIKPGVAWNEIQKTMVEVLVRGLTELGLLSGKMDELIANETYKTFYMHNSGHWLGLDVHDCGAYKIDNKWRLLEPGMVLTVEPGIYVPAHLENVDERWWNIGIRIEDDVLVTPDGHENLTAELPVEIDDIEALMRD; this is encoded by the coding sequence ATGATCACTCAACAGGAATATTTAAGTCGAAGAAACAAACTGGCTGAAAAGATGGAGGAAAATTCAATTGCATTGATTCCCGCAGCCACCGAGTTTTTACGCAGTGGCGATACCCATTTTCGTTTCCGTCAAAACAGCAATTTTTATTATTTAACCGGTTTTAATGAACCTGATGCTCTATTGGTGATTAGCAACGGTAAAAAAAGCAAGAGTTTTTTATTTAATCGCAGCAAAAATCCTGCTGAAGAACAATGGACAGGCCGACGTCTGGGACAGGAAGAGGCTTCTGAGGTATTAGGGGTGGATGAAGCTTGGCCTATTGAATCTTTTGCGGAAAAATGCGCTGAAATACTAAGTAATAAATCAGCCATTTATTACGAATTCGGTTTGCCGCCAAAGTTTGAAAAACAAATAATGCAAAACCTGCAAAAAATAAAGCAGCAAGCAAGACGAGGTATCCATGCGCCAGACACCATCTGCGATTTAACCCCCCTGCTGAGTGAATTGCGTCTTTTCAAAAGCGAGAAGGAAATTGAAATCATGCGCCGGGCAGCAAATATTTCTGTAGAGGCCCATAAACAGGCCATGCGGCGTTGTCGGCATCTGAAATATGAATATCAACTGGAAGCGGAGCTGCTTTATGAGTTTACCCGCCAAGGCTGTCGTGGAGTAGCTTATGATCCCATTGTGGGCTCCGGCTCAAATACCTGTATCTTACATTACACAGAAAACAATCAACTGTTAAAGAATGGCGATCTGGTTTTGATCGATGCCGGTGGTGAATATCATAATTATGCGGCGGACATCACGCGCACTTTTCCAGTCAATGGTCGTTTTAATGATGAGCAACGCGCCATCTATGAGCTGGTTTTACGCGCGCAGAAAGCAGGAATTAATCTCATCAAGCCCGGTGTGGCCTGGAATGAAATTCAAAAAACGATGGTAGAGGTTCTTGTTAGAGGTTTAACGGAGCTTGGTTTACTGAGCGGAAAAATGGATGAATTAATCGCCAATGAAACCTACAAAACGTTTTACATGCATAATTCCGGCCACTGGTTGGGTCTTGATGTTCACGACTGTGGCGCTTATAAAATAGATAACAAATGGCGTTTACTTGAACCTGGCATGGTATTAACAGTAGAACCAGGAATCTATGTTCCGGCTCATCTGGAAAATGTGGATGAACGCTGGTGGAATATAGGCATTCGTATCGAGGATGATGTTCTTGTGACCCCCGATGGACATGAAAATTTAACGGCTGAATTGCCGGTTGAAATAGATGATATTGAGGCTTTGATGCGTGACTAA
- a CDS encoding cell division protein ZapA: MSLKTCTIKLLSHSFEIKCPEGEQQNLQQAAQKLNELTMQQKIKFKHLDDFQALLLAALNISHELVCSQNEQEKQRLQVNQFINSLENKINKVMDTEAKI, encoded by the coding sequence ATGTCATTAAAAACATGCACGATTAAATTATTAAGTCATTCTTTTGAGATAAAATGTCCGGAAGGTGAGCAGCAAAATTTACAGCAGGCAGCCCAAAAACTAAATGAGCTGACCATGCAGCAGAAAATCAAATTTAAGCATCTTGATGATTTTCAAGCCTTATTGCTTGCTGCTTTAAACATAAGCCATGAATTGGTTTGTAGTCAGAATGAACAGGAAAAGCAACGCTTGCAGGTGAATCAGTTTATCAACTCCCTTGAAAATAAAATCAATAAAGTCATGGATACAGAGGCTAAAATTTGA
- a CDS encoding DUF3987 domain-containing protein yields the protein MILVRDELSGWLAKLNKEEHQTDRAFYLECFDGNGHYSYDRIGRGTIVIQSCTLSIIGGIQPSKIATLVRDAIRGTADDGLIQRFQLAIWPDDIGIWEWIDRAPNQQAKAKYNTVFDMLHNLKFNTIDEEPRLFRFTDEAQQLFITWMKEIQDTARSSDIHPALESHMLKMPQTIAGLALLFEIIDGGYDAVGMVATARALDWADYLLSHAKRLYSLAINHSLDGARLILERKSKLDDPLTARTIHRKGWSGLNNIDDVNDALNWLIDFGYIAAKTLGSADTNGRPKIVYQWLFSSL from the coding sequence TTGATATTAGTTCGTGATGAACTGTCGGGCTGGTTAGCAAAACTAAACAAGGAGGAGCATCAAACTGATCGTGCGTTTTATCTTGAGTGCTTTGATGGTAATGGGCATTACTCTTATGATCGCATTGGTCGCGGCACAATTGTAATTCAAAGTTGTACTCTATCGATCATCGGGGGAATTCAACCAAGTAAAATAGCCACACTGGTTCGTGATGCCATCAGGGGAACGGCTGATGATGGCTTGATTCAACGCTTTCAATTAGCCATCTGGCCAGATGATATAGGCATCTGGGAGTGGATTGATCGTGCGCCTAATCAACAGGCAAAAGCGAAATATAATACTGTTTTTGACATGCTCCACAACCTTAAATTTAACACTATTGATGAGGAACCGCGTCTTTTTCGATTTACCGATGAAGCACAGCAATTATTCATTACTTGGATGAAAGAAATTCAAGATACTGCTCGCAGTTCGGATATCCACCCAGCCCTTGAAAGCCATATGCTCAAAATGCCTCAAACCATTGCCGGATTGGCACTGTTATTTGAAATTATTGATGGTGGCTATGATGCCGTTGGAATGGTAGCCACTGCTAGAGCATTAGATTGGGCAGATTATTTGCTGAGCCACGCTAAACGGCTCTACAGCCTTGCAATAAATCATAGCTTAGATGGCGCAAGACTTATTCTTGAGCGTAAATCCAAGCTGGATGACCCTTTAACGGCGCGTACTATACACCGCAAGGGTTGGTCAGGGCTTAACAATATTGATGATGTTAATGACGCTTTAAACTGGCTTATTGATTTTGGCTATATCGCAGCAAAAACATTAGGTTCAGCAGATACAAATGGCCGTCCAAAAATTGTTTATCAATGGCTTTTTTCATCACTGTAG
- a CDS encoding DUF805 domain-containing protein codes for MYKTLEPICQFIFPNKIGRLDFFLRILFWLMALAFITVEAAAVGDNLLGIEPDWISLIGGSLMIIGSAFSCIARLRDAGKSTGKSVWYLIWIYLFPVIGFIVLLCISSANDHANQTIQVSQN; via the coding sequence ATGTATAAAACACTTGAACCCATATGCCAATTCATTTTTCCTAATAAAATAGGCCGGCTTGATTTTTTTTTACGAATCTTGTTTTGGCTTATGGCTCTCGCATTCATCACTGTGGAAGCAGCAGCTGTTGGAGATAATTTATTAGGTATTGAGCCTGACTGGATATCTCTTATAGGTGGCTCATTAATGATCATTGGCTCTGCTTTTTCTTGTATAGCTCGACTTCGTGATGCGGGGAAATCTACTGGCAAATCGGTATGGTACTTGATTTGGATTTATTTGTTTCCTGTAATTGGCTTTATCGTCCTTCTTTGTATTTCTAGCGCTAATGATCATGCCAATCAAACGATACAGGTATCTCAAAATTAA
- the uvrB gene encoding excinuclease ABC subunit UvrB, with product MKKVFNIYSNYQPAGDQPTAIASLIDGLQSGLARQILLGVTGSGKTFTIAHVIQAMKRPTLIMAPNKTLAAQLYGEFKTFFPDNAVEYFVSYYDYYQPEAYVPASDTFIEKDASINEHIEQMRLSATKALIERKDAIIVSTVSAIYGLGDPDSYLRMVLHLSRGEQSDQRKILKRLAEMQYIRSSQTLERGQFRVHGDVIDIFPADSEKEAIRFELFDNEVENISRFDPLTGEIIQRLPRITIFPKTHYVTPRERILQTIEQVKMELQERLEEFIAEDKLLEAQRLEQRTNFDIEMMLELGYCSGIENYSRYLSGRNPGEPPPTLFDYLPAEALLIIDESHVTVPQIGGMYRGDRARKETLVKYGFRLPSALDNRPLRFEEFDERSPQTIYVSATPGPYEKEQTGNIAEQVVRPTGLVDPLVEVRPVRNQVDDLLSEIHDVVKQGERVLVTTLTKRMAEDLTEYLNEHGVRVRYLHADIDTVERVEIIRDLRLGVFDVLVGINLLREGLDMPEVALVAILDADKEGFLRSDRSLIQTIGRAARNVHGRAILYADRITGSMQRALDETERRRHKQMAFNQAHGITPQGIRKSVTDIMEGAYIYKKPSKLSEKEAVYEHLSSEELIKQINALEKQMHAYAKNMEFELAAKIRDDYLHLKERLRSS from the coding sequence ATGAAAAAAGTATTTAATATTTATTCAAATTATCAACCGGCCGGCGATCAACCTACAGCCATTGCCTCGTTGATTGACGGGCTTCAATCCGGCCTGGCCAGACAAATTCTGTTGGGCGTTACAGGCTCGGGTAAAACATTTACTATAGCTCATGTTATCCAGGCCATGAAAAGACCTACACTTATCATGGCACCCAATAAAACACTGGCAGCGCAACTCTACGGCGAATTTAAAACTTTTTTTCCTGACAATGCAGTAGAGTATTTCGTATCCTATTACGATTATTATCAGCCTGAAGCTTATGTTCCTGCTTCTGATACCTTCATTGAAAAAGACGCCTCTATCAACGAGCATATTGAACAAATGCGCCTATCAGCAACCAAAGCACTCATTGAACGCAAAGACGCCATCATCGTCTCTACCGTTTCTGCGATTTACGGCTTGGGTGATCCGGATTCCTATCTGCGTATGGTATTACATCTGTCCCGTGGAGAACAATCGGATCAGCGTAAAATCCTGAAACGTCTTGCTGAAATGCAATATATCCGTAGCTCCCAAACCTTAGAGCGCGGTCAGTTTCGTGTGCATGGTGATGTTATCGATATTTTCCCTGCTGATTCTGAAAAAGAAGCCATCCGTTTTGAGCTCTTTGATAATGAAGTAGAAAACATTTCACGCTTTGATCCTTTGACAGGGGAAATCATACAAAGACTGCCAAGAATCACCATTTTTCCTAAAACCCATTATGTCACTCCGCGTGAACGAATTCTGCAAACCATAGAGCAAGTGAAAATGGAATTGCAAGAGAGACTTGAAGAGTTCATTGCAGAGGATAAACTGCTTGAAGCGCAACGTCTGGAACAAAGAACCAATTTCGATATTGAAATGATGCTTGAGCTCGGCTATTGCTCCGGCATTGAAAATTACTCCCGTTATTTATCTGGACGAAACCCTGGCGAGCCGCCTCCAACTTTATTTGACTATTTGCCCGCGGAGGCCTTGCTTATCATCGATGAATCGCACGTGACGGTTCCACAAATTGGCGGCATGTATCGCGGCGACAGAGCACGCAAGGAAACCCTGGTCAAATACGGCTTTCGCCTTCCCTCGGCTCTGGATAATCGTCCTCTTCGCTTTGAAGAATTTGATGAACGCTCACCACAGACCATCTATGTTTCAGCGACACCCGGCCCTTATGAAAAAGAACAGACAGGAAACATTGCCGAACAAGTGGTTCGTCCTACAGGACTGGTGGATCCTCTGGTGGAAGTCAGACCTGTACGTAACCAAGTAGATGATCTGCTCTCAGAGATCCATGACGTGGTCAAACAAGGAGAGCGCGTGCTGGTTACCACACTAACCAAACGAATGGCAGAGGATTTAACAGAATACCTTAATGAACACGGAGTACGTGTACGTTATCTGCATGCGGATATCGATACCGTTGAGCGAGTGGAGATCATTCGTGATCTGCGTTTGGGGGTTTTTGACGTACTGGTAGGCATTAATCTGTTAAGGGAAGGTCTTGATATGCCAGAAGTGGCTTTGGTGGCTATTCTGGACGCAGACAAGGAAGGCTTTCTGCGCTCTGATCGCTCATTGATTCAAACCATTGGCCGAGCTGCGCGAAATGTTCACGGACGCGCCATTTTATACGCAGATCGAATCACCGGTTCCATGCAGAGAGCTTTGGATGAAACCGAAAGACGACGCCACAAGCAAATGGCCTTTAATCAGGCTCATGGCATCACCCCACAAGGCATTCGCAAATCTGTCACAGACATCATGGAAGGTGCCTATATTTATAAAAAGCCGAGCAAGCTGTCTGAGAAAGAAGCCGTCTATGAGCATTTATCTTCTGAAGAATTAATAAAACAAATCAATGCTCTGGAAAAGCAAATGCATGCCTATGCAAAAAACATGGAATTTGAACTGGCCGCAAAGATTCGTGATGACTATCTGCATTTAAAAGAACGTTTGAGATCCAGCTAA
- a CDS encoding HAD-IG family 5'-nucleotidase: MLDQKIFVNRILNMKKIKLIGLDMDHTLVRYHIEALESLVFQYAIAKLIEIKQYPEIIKTLRFKFEDAIRGLVIDCENGNILKLSRFGAIRQSYHGTHPIDFFQQKKIYRTIYVDLGDPNYMPIDTSFSIAFCVLYGQMVDLKDTYPDILPNYQTIAFDLQYCVDKVHAEGKLKQEIAENLSKFVVKDKKIVEGLKRYLHYGKKFFILTNSDYDYTHTLLKYAIDPFLSKGETWHDLFEYVITMANKPRFFYDNLKFLCINPADGTMTNLKGKIVPGVYQGGHANQLTEDLNINGDEILYIGDHIYGDILRLKKDCNWRTALVVEELGDEIASQIKALPVEKQIVDAMKIKTSLEKEYVDLCSQRIEDESSKEQADKISQLQQKISDVDSEIAELLKKQHGFYNEKWDRVFRAGAEESYFAYQVDRFACIYMEKLTDLLEHSPITYFRANRRLLAHDIDVSSLKE, from the coding sequence ATGCTGGATCAAAAAATTTTTGTCAATCGCATTTTAAACATGAAAAAAATCAAATTGATTGGTCTTGACATGGACCATACGCTTGTACGTTATCATATCGAAGCACTTGAATCCCTGGTTTTTCAATATGCGATAGCGAAGTTGATTGAGATAAAACAATACCCTGAGATCATAAAAACCTTACGTTTCAAATTTGAGGATGCCATTCGCGGATTGGTGATTGATTGTGAAAACGGCAATATTTTAAAGTTGAGCCGCTTTGGCGCCATTCGCCAAAGCTATCATGGCACACACCCCATTGATTTTTTTCAGCAGAAAAAAATATACCGCACGATTTACGTTGATTTGGGTGATCCCAATTACATGCCGATCGACACCTCTTTTTCCATTGCCTTTTGTGTTTTATATGGGCAAATGGTTGACTTGAAAGATACCTATCCGGACATCTTGCCCAATTATCAAACCATCGCTTTCGACTTGCAGTATTGTGTGGACAAAGTGCATGCTGAAGGTAAGTTAAAACAGGAAATAGCTGAAAATTTATCTAAATTTGTCGTTAAGGATAAAAAAATCGTCGAAGGTCTTAAGCGATATTTGCATTATGGCAAAAAGTTTTTTATTTTGACCAATTCAGATTACGATTATACCCACACGCTACTTAAATATGCCATTGATCCTTTTCTTTCTAAAGGAGAAACCTGGCATGACTTATTTGAATATGTCATTACCATGGCCAATAAGCCCCGTTTTTTTTATGACAATTTAAAATTTCTATGCATTAATCCCGCCGACGGTACAATGACCAACCTGAAAGGCAAGATAGTTCCCGGTGTCTATCAGGGGGGACATGCCAATCAACTCACTGAGGATTTAAACATCAATGGGGATGAAATTTTATATATTGGTGATCACATATACGGCGACATCCTGCGTTTGAAAAAAGACTGTAACTGGAGAACCGCCCTTGTGGTGGAAGAATTAGGCGATGAAATCGCCTCTCAGATAAAAGCTTTACCTGTTGAAAAACAAATTGTTGATGCCATGAAAATTAAAACTTCTCTGGAAAAAGAATATGTCGATTTATGCAGCCAGAGGATTGAGGATGAGTCGTCAAAAGAACAGGCGGATAAGATCAGCCAGTTACAGCAAAAAATTTCCGATGTTGACAGCGAGATAGCAGAATTGTTAAAAAAACAGCATGGTTTTTACAATGAAAAATGGGACAGAGTGTTTCGTGCAGGCGCTGAAGAAAGTTATTTTGCTTATCAGGTGGATCGTTTTGCCTGTATTTACATGGAAAAATTAACCGATTTACTGGAGCATTCGCCCATTACCTATTTTCGCGCCAATCGCCGCCTGCTTGCACACGATATCGATGTTTCCAGTTTAAAAGAATAA
- a CDS encoding FAD-dependent monooxygenase translates to MLALDELGYQCLLVEAKSFNEDIKADFDARSLALSPASIRILNTLNIWPALSPHATPIELIHVSDQNRFGGTRLHGDKTSPLGYVVEMQHINQLLHRLLPKDKIMAPAKLIHLDKEQSLATLSRPDGEYQIRAKLIVAADGTHSATRHLCGLSAISKDYVQSAIVANVGLAHSHQFRAYERFTANGPLALLPMTKQRMSLIWAMPPIEAESMIQMKDSEFIKRLQRAFGYRLGRFIRIGQRSVYPLKQTLMSEPIHWPVVFVGNAAHTLHPVAGQGFNLGLRDVAMLAQLIAEKGINANMLKHYHKVRKSDQKAISQMTDGLIHIFTSHRPVIKIARTLGMIAVDNIPIMKKALAHYARGFAGITPDLVCEIPLKATDNVQQEGIDESNI, encoded by the coding sequence ATGCTTGCATTAGATGAGCTGGGATATCAATGTCTCCTGGTAGAGGCAAAGTCTTTTAACGAAGATATTAAAGCTGATTTCGATGCACGTTCTCTTGCCTTATCGCCGGCCAGCATACGCATTCTAAATACTTTAAATATCTGGCCTGCTTTATCCCCTCATGCCACACCCATTGAATTGATTCACGTTTCCGATCAAAATCGCTTTGGCGGCACACGATTGCACGGAGATAAAACGTCTCCTCTAGGCTATGTAGTGGAAATGCAGCATATCAATCAGCTCCTTCACCGCTTGCTACCTAAAGATAAGATCATGGCCCCAGCGAAATTAATTCATCTGGATAAAGAACAATCCCTCGCCACTCTTTCCCGACCCGATGGCGAATATCAAATCAGAGCCAAGCTAATTGTAGCCGCAGACGGAACCCATTCTGCAACTCGTCATTTATGCGGGCTGTCAGCCATCAGCAAAGATTATGTGCAATCGGCCATCGTCGCTAACGTTGGGTTGGCTCATTCACATCAATTCCGTGCTTATGAACGTTTTACAGCAAATGGCCCTCTTGCCTTATTGCCTATGACGAAACAACGCATGTCCTTAATTTGGGCCATGCCTCCTATAGAAGCTGAATCCATGATACAAATGAAGGATAGCGAATTCATCAAACGACTTCAGCGTGCCTTTGGTTACCGGCTTGGACGTTTTATTCGCATAGGACAGCGCTCAGTTTACCCTTTAAAACAAACCTTGATGTCTGAACCGATTCACTGGCCGGTAGTTTTTGTGGGTAATGCTGCACACACTCTGCATCCTGTAGCCGGACAAGGGTTTAATTTGGGCTTACGCGATGTGGCCATGCTTGCACAACTTATCGCCGAAAAAGGCATTAATGCAAATATGTTAAAGCATTATCACAAAGTTCGAAAAAGCGACCAAAAAGCAATCAGTCAAATGACAGACGGGCTCATCCATATTTTTACCAGTCATCGGCCAGTCATTAAAATCGCCAGAACGCTTGGCATGATTGCAGTGGATAATATCCCGATCATGAAAAAGGCATTAGCACATTATGCTCGCGGCTTTGCTGGAATCACTCCCGATCTCGTTTGTGAAATTCCTCTCAAAGCCACTGATAATGTGCAACAGGAGGGCATTGATGAATCAAACATTTGA
- a CDS encoding pyridoxal phosphate-dependent aminotransferase: MEIPLAERVNKVKPSPTLAVSAKAAQMKAEGRNVVSLSAGEPDFDTPEHIKKAAVKAIEDGFTKYTAVDGIAELKQAIVDKFRRDNHLDYKLKQILVSVGGKQSCYNLCQAYLNEGDEVIIPAPYWVSYPDMALLAGGVPVVVHATAEQGYKMSPEQLSKAITPKTRLMFLNSPSNPSGVAYTKDELKALGEVLKQHSQILIASDDMYEHILWSKTFVNIVNACPELYERTVILNGVSKAYSMTGWRIGYAAGPSEVINAMKTIQSQSTSNPCSIAQKAAVAALNGGLETVEKMVKEFKKRHDYVADRLSEIQGLDVIPADGTFYIFPNIQAIIERKGMENDVEFSAQLLNEQGLALVPGSAFGNEGCIRLSFATDMDSLIDALDRLYIFCN, encoded by the coding sequence ATGGAAATTCCATTGGCAGAGCGTGTAAATAAAGTCAAGCCATCACCTACTCTGGCTGTGTCTGCTAAGGCTGCGCAAATGAAAGCAGAAGGTCGTAATGTGGTTAGCTTAAGCGCCGGCGAGCCTGATTTCGATACCCCCGAGCACATTAAAAAAGCGGCTGTTAAAGCCATCGAAGATGGGTTTACTAAATACACAGCCGTGGACGGTATAGCAGAATTAAAACAGGCCATCGTAGATAAATTCAGACGCGATAATCATCTCGATTACAAATTGAAGCAGATATTGGTATCTGTAGGCGGCAAGCAAAGCTGCTACAATCTTTGTCAGGCTTATCTTAATGAAGGTGACGAGGTCATTATTCCGGCTCCTTACTGGGTTTCTTATCCGGACATGGCCTTACTGGCCGGAGGCGTTCCCGTGGTTGTTCATGCCACTGCTGAGCAAGGCTATAAAATGAGCCCTGAACAATTGTCCAAGGCAATTACCCCTAAAACCCGCTTAATGTTTCTTAACAGTCCTTCTAATCCCTCAGGTGTTGCTTATACGAAAGATGAGTTGAAGGCATTGGGAGAAGTGCTCAAGCAACATTCTCAGATTTTAATTGCCAGCGATGATATGTATGAGCATATTCTCTGGTCAAAGACTTTTGTCAATATCGTCAATGCCTGCCCTGAACTCTATGAGCGCACAGTGATTTTAAATGGGGTTTCCAAAGCTTATTCAATGACAGGATGGCGTATCGGTTATGCCGCAGGACCTTCTGAAGTGATTAATGCCATGAAAACCATACAATCCCAATCCACCTCAAATCCTTGCTCCATTGCCCAAAAAGCAGCCGTTGCAGCCTTAAACGGCGGTCTGGAAACAGTAGAGAAAATGGTCAAGGAATTTAAAAAACGCCATGATTATGTGGCCGATCGATTGTCAGAGATCCAAGGGCTGGATGTCATTCCTGCCGACGGCACTTTTTACATTTTTCCAAATATACAAGCCATTATAGAAAGAAAAGGCATGGAAAATGACGTAGAATTTTCAGCGCAGTTACTCAATGAGCAAGGATTGGCACTTGTTCCAGGCTCAGCTTTTGGCAATGAAGGCTGCATCCGCCTGTCTTTCGCTACCGACATGGATAGTTTAATAGATGCATTGGACAGGCTGTATATATTTTGTAATTAA
- a CDS encoding helix-turn-helix domain-containing protein, which translates to MKDKHPNLIKLGSRIRELRTFKGYSQEGIADAAGMGRTYMGRVERGEQNISIQNLIQIAFALKVEVSEIIPPLSELDNPLRVNNKR; encoded by the coding sequence ATGAAAGACAAGCACCCTAATTTAATAAAACTTGGCTCTAGAATTAGAGAGCTACGCACATTCAAAGGCTATTCCCAGGAAGGAATAGCCGATGCTGCTGGCATGGGGCGAACTTATATGGGGCGTGTCGAACGTGGTGAACAAAATATTTCCATCCAGAACTTAATTCAGATCGCTTTTGCTTTAAAGGTTGAAGTTAGTGAAATAATTCCTCCGTTGTCCGAGCTAGACAACCCTTTAAGAGTTAATAATAAAAGATAA
- a CDS encoding UPF0149 family protein, which translates to MSLENKPLHLPSYQTFVDSTLVLNLPFSVSELHGMMCSYLCAGAATEGENYLRALMGNLNSESVRKAALAMFQVYAISQQQMNNGLNFEFQMLLPEDHTPLRDRAQAFSEWCEGFTQGLRINGIHVNHLQEEDAQDAMRHLAEFAELDYESLDISEEDEMALLEVSEYARIAVLSLHGELTLKTSDHHSHRTH; encoded by the coding sequence ATGTCTTTAGAAAATAAACCATTACATCTTCCTTCCTATCAGACTTTTGTTGATTCAACTCTGGTGCTGAATTTACCTTTTTCAGTCAGTGAGCTACATGGAATGATGTGCAGTTACCTTTGTGCAGGAGCAGCTACCGAAGGAGAAAACTATTTACGGGCCTTAATGGGCAATCTGAACAGTGAATCTGTTCGCAAAGCAGCTTTGGCCATGTTTCAGGTTTATGCCATCAGTCAACAACAAATGAATAATGGACTTAATTTTGAATTTCAAATGTTGCTGCCAGAGGACCATACTCCTTTACGCGACCGTGCTCAGGCATTTAGCGAATGGTGTGAAGGATTTACTCAGGGTTTAAGAATAAACGGCATCCATGTTAACCACCTCCAGGAAGAAGATGCCCAAGATGCCATGCGGCATTTAGCCGAGTTCGCCGAATTGGATTATGAGTCACTGGATATCAGTGAGGAAGATGAGATGGCATTGCTGGAAGTTAGTGAATATGCCCGCATAGCCGTATTAAGCCTTCATGGCGAGCTCACACTAAAAACATCCGATCATCATAGTCACCGTACTCATTAA